The Clostridiales bacterium genomic sequence AAAAACAAATATTAAATGAAAAAGAATACAGAGATAGTATAGAAAAGTTCGGAGAAAATTTTAAAGCTTGTATGGGGGCTGAAGCTATAAGAGAACTATTAAGAGAGATAGATTTGGATGCTATGGCACTTGAATTGAAAAAAGAGTTGGATGAGTCATCAGGACAAAAAAGAGTAAAAGTTATAAAAAGGCTTGAAGTTGTAGAGGCATTTAGAAGATCAGGGAATAAACCTGAATGGATGATATTAGATGTAATCCCAGTTGTTCCGCCTGAACTTAGACCTATGGTTCAATTGGATGGTGGAAGGTTTGCAACATCTGATTTAAATGATTTATATAGAAGAGTTATTAATAGGAACAATAGGTTAAAGAGATTATTAGATTTAGGAGCACCAGATATAATAGTAAGAAATGAAAAAAGAATGCTTCAAGAGGCGGTAGATGCGTTAATAGATAATGGTAGAAGAGGTAGACCAGTTACAGGCCCAGGAAATAGACCATTAAAATCATTGTCAGATATGCTAAAAGGAAAGCAAGGAAGATTTAGACAGAACCTATTGGGTAAGCGTGTTGACTATTCTGGAAGATCTGTTATTGTTGTAGGACCAGAGCTTAAAATATATCAATGTGGATTACCAAAAGAAATGGCTTTAGAATTGTTCAAACCATTTGTTATGAAGAAATTGGTTAATGATGGATTAGCGCATAATATAAAGAATGCAAAAAGGATGGTAGAGAGGGTAAAACCAGAAGTATGGGATGTGTTGGAAGAAGTTATAAAGGGACATCCAGTGCTGTTAAACCGTGCGCCTACATTGCATAGATTGGGGATACAAGCTTTTGAGCCTGTTTTAGTTGAAGGAAGGGCTTTGAAATTACATCCTTTGGTTTGTACTGCTTATAATGCCGACTTTGATGGAGACCAAATGGCAGTTCACGTGCCATTGTCAGCAGAAGCACAGGCAGAAGCAAGATTTTTGATGTTATCAGCAAATAACCTTTTAAAACCACAAGATGGAAAGCCTGTAACAGTACCTACACAGGATATGATTTTAGGAAGTTATTATTTAACATTAAAGAAGAAAGGTGAAAAAGGGGAAGGAAGTATATTTAGTTCTCCAGAAGAAGCAGTGTTAGCTTATGATGAAGGCGTTGTAGCACTTCATGCAGATATAGTTGTAAGAATGAGTAAGGAAATTGATGGAAAAGTAATTAAAAAGAGAATCAAGACTACAGTTGGTAGACTTATATTTAACGAAGCAATTCCTCAAGATTTAGGCTTTGTTGATAGAAGTAATCCAGATAATTTATTTAATTTGGAAATAGATACTTTAGTTGATAAGAAATTCTTAGGAAAGATAATTTATAATTCAATAAAAGTACATGGCACAACTGATACAGCTATATTATTGGATAAGATAAAAGCACTAGGATTTAAATATTCAACTAAAGGAGCAGTTACAATAAGTGTCTCTGATATGGTTATACCAGAAGTAAAACAAAAGTATATAAAAGAGACAGAGAGCAATATAGAAAAGACAATAAAACAATACAAGATGGGGTTAATGTCAGAAGAAGAAAGGTATAATAGTGTAATATCGGCTTGGACTAAAGCTTCTGAAAAGATAACAAAAGCGCTAATAAATAACCTTGATGAATTTAATCCAGTTTATATGATGTCTCAATCTGGAGCTAGAGGTAACATAAATCAGATAAAACAGTTGGCAGGTATGAGAGGTCTTATGGCTGATACATCAGGTAAGACAATAGAAATACCAATAAAAGCAAACTTTAGGGAAGGGTTAAATGTGTTAGAGTTCTTTATTTCTACACATGGAGCAAGAAAAGGTTTGGCAGATACAGCGTTAAGAACTGCGGATTCTGGTTATTTAACAAGAAGATTAGTTGATGTATCACAGGAGGTTATAGTAAGGGAAGTAGACTGTGGAACAAGAAAAGGTATAGAAGTTTATGATGTTAAAGATGGATCTGAAGTTATAGAAAGTTTGGCTGAAAGATTAGTTGGAAGGTATGTAGCAGAGAGAGTGTATCATCCAGAAACAGGAGAACTTTTATTAGATACAGGGAAACTTATAACAGATAAAGAAGCAGAACAAGTTGTTAAAGCAGGAATAAAGAAAGTGAAGATAAGATCTGTTTTAACTTGTCATTCAGAGTATGGAGTTTGTGCAAGATGTTATGGTGCGAACTTGGCGACAGGTGAAGAATGTAATGTTGGTGAAGCTGTTGGTACAATAGCAGCCCAATCAATAGGAGAACCAGGAACACAGCTTACAATGAGAACATTCCACACAGGTGGAGTTGCTGGAGACGATATAACACAAGGTTTACCTCGTGTAGAAGAATTATTCGAAGCGAGAAAGCCAAAGGGCCTTGCAGTTGTAACAGAAATTGCTGGTAAGGTTAAGATAATAGAATCTAAGAAAAAGAGAGAAGCAGTTATAGTGGCGCCAGATGGAGATGTAAGAAATTATTTAATTCCTTATGGAGCGAGATTAAAAGTGCATGATGGGGATGAAGTAGAGGCAGGAGATGAATTGACAGAAGGTGCAGTAAATCCACATGATATTTTGAAGATAAAAGGAGTAAAAGGAGTTCAAGATTATTTGTTGCAAGAGGTTCAGAGAGTGTACAGATTGCAAGGTGTTGATATAAATGATAAGCATATTGAGGTAATACTGAGACAAATGCTTAGAAAAATAAAAGTAGATGAAGCAGGGGATACTAATTTATTACCAGGTTCTTTGGTTAATATATATGATTTTGAAGAAGAAAATGCTAGAGTAGCGAGTCAAGGGTTAAGAGAAGCAGAAGGAAAGCGTACGCTACTTGGAATAACAAAGGCATCGTTAGCGACAGATTCATTCTTGTCAGCGGCATCATTCCAGGAAACAACAAGAGTGTTAACTGAAGCTGCAATAAATGGAAAAATTGATCCATTAGTAGGATTAAAAGAAAATGTGTTGATTGGTAAATTGATACCAGCGGGAACAGGTATGAGTAGGTATAAGGATATAACAGTAAGTTCCGCAACAGAGTAGTAAAATTAAACATTTCACAAATTTGTGACACATGGTAGTAATTTTAATTATGTGAGAGTATTCACAGTTTGCCATCGTCTAACCTATATTTTTAAGGTTGTTCGGTGGCAAAAATTATTATTAAGATGTTATCAGAAAGTATAACATAAGCACAGAAATGTCCCATAGCTCTAAATTTTTTAGCTTAGGTAGTGGGGTAACATAATTTCAATTGGGGTGTAAGTTCAACCAACTAATTATGCTTGAGCCTTGATGTGCACGGATGTGCATATGTATTTTGTGCTAAATAACTAGTATGCAAATCTGGCA encodes the following:
- the rpoC gene encoding DNA-directed RNA polymerase subunit beta', with translation MVELNNFDSIRIGLASPEKIREWSRGEVKKPETINYRTLKPERDGLFCERIFGPQKDWECHCGKYKRIRYKGIVCDKCGVEVTRSKVRRERMGHIELAAPVSHIWYFKGIPSRMGLLLDMSPRFLEKVLYFAAYVVIDPGQTPLSKKQILNEKEYRDSIEKFGENFKACMGAEAIRELLREIDLDAMALELKKELDESSGQKRVKVIKRLEVVEAFRRSGNKPEWMILDVIPVVPPELRPMVQLDGGRFATSDLNDLYRRVINRNNRLKRLLDLGAPDIIVRNEKRMLQEAVDALIDNGRRGRPVTGPGNRPLKSLSDMLKGKQGRFRQNLLGKRVDYSGRSVIVVGPELKIYQCGLPKEMALELFKPFVMKKLVNDGLAHNIKNAKRMVERVKPEVWDVLEEVIKGHPVLLNRAPTLHRLGIQAFEPVLVEGRALKLHPLVCTAYNADFDGDQMAVHVPLSAEAQAEARFLMLSANNLLKPQDGKPVTVPTQDMILGSYYLTLKKKGEKGEGSIFSSPEEAVLAYDEGVVALHADIVVRMSKEIDGKVIKKRIKTTVGRLIFNEAIPQDLGFVDRSNPDNLFNLEIDTLVDKKFLGKIIYNSIKVHGTTDTAILLDKIKALGFKYSTKGAVTISVSDMVIPEVKQKYIKETESNIEKTIKQYKMGLMSEEERYNSVISAWTKASEKITKALINNLDEFNPVYMMSQSGARGNINQIKQLAGMRGLMADTSGKTIEIPIKANFREGLNVLEFFISTHGARKGLADTALRTADSGYLTRRLVDVSQEVIVREVDCGTRKGIEVYDVKDGSEVIESLAERLVGRYVAERVYHPETGELLLDTGKLITDKEAEQVVKAGIKKVKIRSVLTCHSEYGVCARCYGANLATGEECNVGEAVGTIAAQSIGEPGTQLTMRTFHTGGVAGDDITQGLPRVEELFEARKPKGLAVVTEIAGKVKIIESKKKREAVIVAPDGDVRNYLIPYGARLKVHDGDEVEAGDELTEGAVNPHDILKIKGVKGVQDYLLQEVQRVYRLQGVDINDKHIEVILRQMLRKIKVDEAGDTNLLPGSLVNIYDFEEENARVASQGLREAEGKRTLLGITKASLATDSFLSAASFQETTRVLTEAAINGKIDPLVGLKENVLIGKLIPAGTGMSRYKDITVSSATE